A genomic window from Triticum urartu cultivar G1812 chromosome 7, Tu2.1, whole genome shotgun sequence includes:
- the LOC125523112 gene encoding putative zinc finger protein CONSTANS-LIKE 11, with product MADHHHQQQQQQQQQPPSSACTNCGTERAVVYCSADGARLCLECDGAVHGVNDVTSLHPRAPICDACGVARAAIRCQMAGNRSTLCGDCADRLAPPGGGSIVEEYTGCPSPAEILRILSVEAPSSQEDFDAWLAEKLPQIMQEVQEQQQLPPSICQFLSSSYSCYNPSSSSCQPVMTSTTLLQSMGGNDHHLSYLLDGFPTFCPSMPLMSPQPPPENGTSCHDANQPSQMLATDEQAAAAHHQQDPSTIAKKREERDRAKQRYNEKKKNRKFCKQIMYASRKARADTRKRVKGRFAKASNEHQHILHSDAA from the exons ATGGCAGACCACcaccaccagcagcagcagcagcagcagcagcagcccccGTCGTCCGCCTGCACCAACTGCGGCACCGAGCGCGCCGTCGTCTACTGCTCCGCCGACGGCGCGCGGCTCTGCCTCGAGTGCGACGGCGCCGTGCACGGCGTCAACGATGTCACGTCCCTCCACCCGCGCGCCCCGATCTGCGATGCCTGCGGCGTCGCCCGCGCCGCGATCCGCTGCCAGATGGCCGGCAACCGGTCCACGCTCTGCGGCGACTGCGCCGACCGCCTGGCCCCTCCGGGCGGCGGCTCCATCGTGGAGGAGTACACCGGGTGCCCCTCGCCCGCCGAGATCCTCCGCATCCTCTCCGTCGAGGCCCCCTCGTCGCAGGAGGACTTCGACGCCTGGCTCGCTGAAAAGCTGCCCCAAATCATGCAGGAGGTTCAG GAACAGCAGCAGCTGCCACCATCGATCTGCCAATTCCTCTCGTCATCATACTCATGTTATAATCCATCCTCCTCGTCATGCCAGCCGGTCATGACATCGACCACTCTTCTCCAATCCATGGGAGGCAACGATCACCATCTGTCTTATCTCCTCGATGGCTTCCCTACTTTCTGCCCTTCCATGCCCCTAATGTCGCCACAGCCACCACCGGAGAACGGCACCAGCTGTCATGACGCCAACCAGCCATCGCAGATGCTGGCCACAGATGAGCAAGCGGCGGCGGCTCATCACCAGCAAGATCCAAGCACCATTGCTAAGAAGCGAGAGGAAAGGGACAGGGCCAAGCAAAGGTACaacgagaagaagaagaacagaAA GTTCTGCAAGCAGATTATGTACGCCTCCCGCAAAGCGAGGGCGGACACGCGGAAGCGGGTCAAGGGCAGATTCGCAAAGGCTAGCAATGAACACCAACACATACTACACTCAGATGCAGCATAA